The Belonocnema kinseyi isolate 2016_QV_RU_SX_M_011 chromosome 1, B_treatae_v1, whole genome shotgun sequence genomic interval aattcggtttctaCAATATCTCTAATCACCTGGaaaatatcttttattaaaaatgttgatatgTTAAATATATACTGAATTTCAAGTTATATGTAGGTAAAATCAAaacttgttttaattattatttacattaattaacTTTAGGAAAcaatttaagaaatgattaatgatgtttttagtattatttatataataaattattcgatggtaataacatatttaaaaatatcttgtaatttaatttgtacaatgctttatcaattaaagaaattacttaTTCTTTGATAAAGTTCcattcgtaaatttaaaaaaaaaaaacattgatttaattttacaatatttatttttaaaaaaacaggtaattttttcctgggatttgagtagacaccccgacagaaattttaaaacctgGAAAGTATTTCTTaagcattttttaatcatttatttattttttttaattttatctttatcaGCTCAATTTTTCGCACATCccctattttttagaaaatattttcttattttagtgTCGCATACCACAATTATTCTTGGAGAAGAAGAAACTTTCGAAGAACAGGAAAATGTAGTTATTGAAGTTTCCCAAAGGGTAAATCAAACGGAAAATCTAGATTCAAACTTCACGACTGAAATTGAAGACAGTAATTTACTGTTGGAGGAGATGGAAGATTCTGATACAAAATCCAATGTTACGATAAAAGAACCAAAGAAGAACATCACCAAAGTTAATTGTTTAATGGAGAAAATCCATGGACCTGTAGAGgtgacaaatttattaatttattaaatttcgatgaatattaatttattttattataaattcaacaatttttgtcaacaattcgatttaaaattcatttttttttgcattaaaattcaatattgatgattttaaaaaaaatttttttactgcaaaatctCCGTTTTGTGTTgagcattaaactattttgtttaaaattcgtctatttttttgtttaaacattaattttttaacagaaaatttcagtatttctgttgaaaattcgttgttttattgtggttaaaagttcatgtattttgttaaaaattcatttgactgtttaaaaattattttattttattcaaaactaatttactttttattgcaaaaatttaactatcccattgttgaaatttatgtttattaGCTGAAATGTacactagttggttaaaaattcatattttttgatagaaatttaatcttcttgtttaaaaaattgttctgattggttaaaaaatgtattattttgttgaaaaaataatttttttggtttagaaaataatttttttttcaatgaaaattgaaattctatcaaatttaaattcttaagctgaacattcaactatatgtttaaaaattaatattttcgatttgaatttcgtatttttttgcactaaaattcaacatttaggaggaatttaattataaatttttttattgaaaaatctctgttttgtgttgagaattaaactcttttgttaaaaacttagttttttaaacgaaattttcaatgttttctctctaattgaaaatatatttatttattttttaaattgatttttttttagttgaaatgtgtactagttgttttaaatttgtcgtttttagtagaaatttaatctttcttggttaaaaattcatctgcttaattgaaaatttattgaacattttactgtttgggtttaaaaatagtttttctgaataaaaatgtaaattcttcagttgaaaattgaactatatggttaaaagttaattttttattgttgaaaattcaaatcttcgatttgaaattcgttttttttgtgtctGTTTAAAATCGACACTTACaagcaattttttttcctttttttaaagaaaaattttcgttttacattgaaaattaaaatcttttgttaaaacattgtcaattttatgtataaatatattttttttttaactaaaatttgcaCTATtctctgtttagttgaaaatttatcttctttatttgaaaatccaactatttttttttaatttgcctttttttgtaaaatatttctttaaaaatttctctttttcgtcgaaaattcaaatatttcgataCAATTATTTTCCTTGGTTGAAGATTCCTACTTTGAgtcaaaaatgcacttttttggttaaaaattgaacaattttgttgaaaattattatttttaatttaaaaatataaatttaactgtttgttggaaaattcatgtatcttgttaaaagttcatctttttttgtaaaaaattaatcgttctggttgaaaattcaatttttctaatgtagaattaatttttttattgcaaaaattcgactatttcattttgttaatttatgttttttagtggaaatgtgtactatatgttgaaaattcgtatttttttacctCTAAATGTTATCTTCTTCTTTGGAAATTCAtgcttttgttggaaaattcaactatttcgacaaaaattaatttttttggtacaaaatttaactattttgttgtaaattgtttttttcttcaataaaaagtttaattgttgaagtaaaaatttatctataccttttttcgttaaaatcaatctttttttttaaattaaaaattcaactttttggttgaaaatttttggaagaaaattattatttttttgttgaaaattctatttttcgattgaaaatttatggttttaattaaaatttccaataattggttaaaaaatcttttttctttttttttttgtagaaatttattcttcgtgtttgaaaatttgtccttttgattttaaaacacgttttttaaactgaaaatataatttccattttggttgaaaattcattcactgtatagaaaattcttcttttgtagttaaaaattaatttccatcgaggtcatctttttggtggaaaattcaactatttcgataaaaaaaatcattttttgttaaagattcataattttagttaaaaattaattttttttttggttaaaaatttaactagtttgttgtaaattatttttccattaataaaaactttgcttgttgaactgaaaatttatctattccatttttcgttaaaaaatcaatccttttttttcgattaaaaatttaaattattggttgaaaattagattaatttagttcaaaattaatctttttcgaagaaaattaattttattgtagaaaattctattttttatagaaaatttatggttttaattgaaatttccaatAGTTTGTTgcaaactcgttttttttttgtatttttttttttttgtagaaattcattcttatttgaaaatttgtcttttcggttttaaaatacgtttttcaaactgaaaatataatttctatttttggttgaaaattgatttttttagttaaaaattcatttttttttgtgaaaattttatttaaattgtcaattgttttttcttaaataaaagcgTTACttgttgaactaaaaatttatccattccattttttgtcgaaatcaatcctttttttaaattaaaaattcaattttttggttgaaaattaatgtattttgttaaaaattcatccttttggaagaaaattaattttgttgacgttaaaaattctatttttcttttgaaaattaatgactttaattgaaatttccaatAGTTGGTTgaagaatcgtttttttttcttttctttatctgGTAGACATTtattcttcatggttgaaaatttttttgtttttggtttaaaaatacatttttcaaactgaaagtataatctccattttttgttaaaaattcataattatagttaaaaattcattttttttcaaaatttaactattttgttgtaaattatttttccattaataaaaactttgcttgttgaactgaaaatttatctattccatttttttcaaaaatcaatcctttttttcagttaaaaatttaaattttttgttgaaaattctatttttttattgaaaatttatggtttcaattgaaatttccaatagtttgttgaaaactcgttttcttttgtatttttattattttttttttttgtagaaatttattcttcttggttcaacattttttctttttggttttaaaatacatttttcgaactgaaaatttaatttctattttttgttcaacatcgatttttttttagtcagaaatttattttttgggtgaaaatttaattattttgttgtcaattatttttttcattaatataaacTTTAGTTGttggactgaaaattgatctattccatttttgtcgaaaattaatcccttttttttcaattaaaaattttaatttttggttgaatattaatttatttagttcaaaattcatcgttttcgaagaaaattaattttattgtagaaaattcNNNNNNNNNNNNNNNNNNNNNNNNNNNNNNNNNNNNNNNNNNNNNNNNNNNNNNNNNNNNNNNNNNNNNNNNNNNNNNNNNNNNNNNNNNNNNNNNNNNNaactgaaaatataatttccattttcggttggaaattcctcttttttagtgaaaaattaatttactacgaattcatctttttggtcgaaaaatcaactatttccataaaaattaattttttggttaaagattcataattttagttaaaaattaattttttgttttttttttcaaaatttgactattttgttgtcaattatattttttcattaataaaaactttagttgttgaactgaaaattgatctattccatttttgtcgaaaatcaatccttttttccaattaaaaattaaaatttttgcttgaaaattaatttatttggttaaaaattcatctttttgaaagaaaattatttttttttttgttgaaaattctatttttctattgaaaatttatggttttaattaaaatgttcaagttggttgaaaaatcgtttttttttttgtagaaatttattcttcttggttgaaaagttgtctttggttttaaaaattcgtttttcaaaatgaaaatataatttccatttttggttgaaatttcatctttttagttaaaaattaatttactgtatAGAAAATACctttcttttagtgaaaaattaatttccttcgaattcatctttttggtcgaaaaatcaactatttcgataaaaattaatgttttggttaaagattcataattttagttaaaaactgatttttttttcttttgtttcaaaatttaactattttgttgtcaattatattttttcattaataaaaactttagttgttgaactgaaaatttatctattccattttttgtcgaaaatcaatccttttttaaaataaaaaattcaaatttatggttgaaaatgaatgtattttgttaaaaatttatctttttggaagaaaattaattttgttgttgaaatttctattttttaattgaaaattcatggtttttattgaaatttccaatAGTTGGttgcaaaatcgtatttttaaaagtatttttaattaatttttttaattttatatgtattATAATAATTCCGTGGCTTGGTTGACAactcatttattttctttaaattcatcttttgaagtAGAATATGAATTACCCCggtaaaattttatcttttggtttttaattaaaaaaatatatttttaactgttccatgtttggttgaaaatatagctTATAcacctttttttagtttattttgttaaaaattcatttaattaattgaaaagttaaccattctgttaaaaattttattatttcttcaaaagcaattttttaaactaaaatttaattatgcttttttttcttgaaaattcatatttttcgtttaaaattcaattgtttacttaaaaatgtatgtatttttataaaaagtcatattttttaggtagaaaaatgatctttttgttgaaaattaatttttggtctaaaaaaataatttttttaaattaaaatttaattgttccacgtttggttaaaaattcatgtattgtgttgaaaattctcttttctgtGGGCTGAaagttcttgttttttatttggaaaatcgtctattttgttaaaaatgcattttcgttggttaaaaattcaactatttcgtcgaaaattcgattttttctttaaaaattacttttttgggactgaaaatttacctattctattttttgttgaaagtctatatttctttttgttaaaagatgAACTGTTAGGTTagcatttatgtattttatttcaagtaaatataatatataaataaatattttggttaaaaaataataataatttaatttttttattgaaagttaattaataatattgaaaattcaactattttatctttttaaattatctcttGTAGTCGAAAATTCTgctctttgattgaaatattaacttcttattaaaaaattaatttctttcgtaaaaaaaaaaacgtttctttttggttgaaaaagaattGCTTTtactaaaacttcaactattttatttctagttgaaaatttttttatttttaaatgtaaaattcgtGCATTTCCCgtcgaaatttaaacttttaaaaataaaattcttaactttttgttttatcaaGTTAAAGTCCGGAGATTTTGAAATTACGATTTTCTATCTACCCTGTAAACgcttttcctaaaaaataattaaaaaaaaaaaaaaagaacataaaattaattatttttctaaacctgTAGATTGTGAATGCAACGAGGCTAGTAGAGTTGTTAATTTTGGAACCAGGACCAGCCAATCGATCCAGAAATAGTacggaaataaaattattgccaGGTCCTTGCGTTGTGGTTCTTTTCTACACAAGATGGTGCATTTTTAGTAGTCATGCCGCTCCTCATTTCAACGCGCTGCCTAGATTTTTTCCTCACATCAAAGCAGTTGCAATCGATGCAATGAAATACCaaaggtaaaattttatttaataaaaaaaatctaatagtaTTAATCCAAATTTGTCTAATTTgcagtattaatatttatttttaaaaaaatatctttcgttgtgttttaaactaaaaattgataaagctgaaatttaaatttcgcgccagattatttttaattgtgacgTCATTATTCACGTCTGCGCAGTAGTGCAGCTTAAAAAATGGATCCGAGTTgagcgaaaatttaaatttatgaaatgaaaagtagctttttttatactaattattaataaaacaatatgtttttatcagattcttaattattttttttaccaaatagttgatttttcaactttaaaccaaaaatgaaacatttcaattttcagcaaaaattatgagttttcaatcaagcagATTGAGTTTCTGctagaaagagaaattttcaactaaatgcagAAATTCCCTACGAAATATTTGgatttcgaatgaaaaaagttaaattttcttcaaaaagaaaacgaattttcaagaaaattgtaaaattttcaaaataaaagacaaaattttaacagaaatggaataattttccAGCGGAGCTAGAaagaattttttgacaattttaaaaatcaatattcaatattcaaaaaattgacaaattaatgatttaaaaaaaaaaataataagatgctTAAATTTCGgggtaaaaacataattttcaacaaaaaagttgcaacaaaattcattaatctgcaaccaaaaataatgaattttcaaagaagaagatgaattttctaccaataagtcgaaataaataaatttgcaactaaaaaaaaatgtcagcaaattaaaatagttaagtttgaaacaaatttgtcaaccaaaaaagaaaggaggttgaaagaaaatacttaaattttcaactgaaaataataaattttcaaccaaaaaatatgaattttaaaacaaaaataataattttctaccagaaagtccagttttcaactaaacaattaatttttaacaaacaaaaaattgttttaacatagtagttacatttttacccaacgaaataaatttttaaccaaaaaaattgaattttctaacaagaagattaattttcaaaataaaagattttgttgacatttttttttttaagatacataattttagttgaaaacttatctctggttgaaaatttttactctattttttaaaacttttttttcaggagttaactggaaatataaattttccatttcttgttcaaaatttatattttaaattgaaaatttatcctttttatttgaaaattcaacgatttggctttgcaaaaatatatatatttttttcatcttttgggttgaatgttgcaatttgtttttaattcattgtctttgttaaagattcatcatttttaactaaaactctAATTTTTCCATTTGTTATTCAAcatggatatttttaattaaggagtaaattttcttagttgaaaattgaacgatttggcggaaaattcatatattttgttgaaaatttttattatttggttcaaaatttaactactttattgaaagttgaactaatttgtaaaaatacatttttttgtttgaagatttatttctttggttcaaaatttatacatctccttttgagaaaattaatctttttagttaaaaaataattttttaggttgaatgtgtaatttgtttactttttttttaaatttgttttttttttcttggctgagaattgtcttaaatgaaaatgtaacttttccatttcttgttcaaaatttatatttttaattaaaaattaaaccgttttaattgaagattcatctcgttggggaaaaaattaatatcttttagtagaaatttcatcttacttggattaaaatacgtattttgttgttgaaaattccaccctTTCGTTCAAACTTcgtatttttgtgataaaaattcatctttttggaagaaatttaatctATTCTGGATATagtcattttagaaaaattgttccaaaatttgaattaaaaatttttttctttattcagtaaaaaattatttttggttgacaatttcactgttttgttcaaaagtagTCTTTATgggataaaaataattcttttggtatgaatttaatatttttttaatgtaaagttattttttggttcaaaattaaacttttttcttgttagaaatttcatctttttttttatataaaataattatttttcatttataatttatattttcggtttaaaagtttaaacctTTATTATtgaatcgtctttttgggttaaaaaatattttttttttgttgaaaattcatctattttgtgggaaaaatcgttcttttagaataaaaattcaaaaaattggatggatttttttttctttattgtctgaaaaatttttcttcgttgaaaattcctctcctttttttaaaaattcgacgttttggtataaaaattcatttgttttagtagaattttcatctttctgGGATCTTTCGTTGTTGAACagtccttttttgttgaaaattcgtcttttttggatttaaaattaaatttggttgaaaatttaaacgttttacaGGAAAATTCGGGGTTTTggcataaaaattctaaatttttaagaacattttttttattgactgaaaactctttttttcgtttggttaaaaattcacctgttttggtagaaaatacttcctttttggaataaaattatatttttgttgaattttcatcttttcggttgaaaattcatatttttggtttgaagaaaattcgactcgtttttttaaaaaaaattttcatgcatgaaaagtaactatttcatttttgcttgaaaactattCTTCATTTTAtgacaattcaactatattttatttcaaatttaattcttttttaattgaaaattcaagtacttgctcaaaagttaaatatatggttaaaaacaaatttttctatcatCTTTTGggttcttattaaaaattgatatttttaagtaaaaagtaagCTTtcgcagtttaaaatttaagtattttgttgaaaattcgtatttttggctgaaaatttaactactttattgaaagttgaacttctggttaaatctctggttgaaaatgtaactttatttttttttttaattcggttttttttttttggttgagaattgtcttaactgaaaatgtaacttttccNNNNNNNNNNNNNNNNNNNNNNNNNNNNNNNNNNNNNNNNNNNNNNNNNNNNNNNNNNNNNNNNNNNNNNNNNNNNNNNNNNNNNNNNNNNNNNNNNNNNAATtgcctttttaattcaaaaattcatctgattcaatagaaattgcatcttggataataataaaactgtttgattgtgaattgaacatttttgtttgaaagttgtcctttttagttaaaaattcgtcttttttttttattgaaaattcaaatatattcgtaaaaaatttacttgttaaaatttatattttacggttaaaaagaaaaaaaaaattattttggatgaaaattcaactatatttttttaattggtctttaattaaaaaattcatccgttttagtaaaattttcatctttctgggatctttcgttatttgaaaattcaagaattttgttaaaatgtgtttaaaagtcaagtgaaatatttttcgacttagaaattcatctgttatattagaattcggattttttttctaataaaaatgcaaccatttctttaaaaattcatctgttttgttgaaatatttaaattttaaaccagaaagatcaattttcaaccaagatggtgaagatttaaatgaaataattttatttttgacaaaaaaaaatgaattttcatccaagaacattgatttataccaaaaaaggcgaaattttcaactaaaaaataatttttaataattaaaaagtttcaaaaaattcttaaactttcaaaaaagaaatctaATTTCCAGcctaaaggataaatttttgactaaaatgataaatattcaactggaacatttgaatttttaacctaaaagataaatttttagacaagaagattaaaaaatagtcacattttcaaacaaagcgattaaatttaaactaaaattgtaaatcatggactaaaatagtttaatttcaaaccagaaaaataaattttcaactaagatgatgaatatttaaataaactaatttaatttttgaccaaaaggatgaattttttaataaaatgctcaATATTCAtctgcaatacttgaattttcaaccgataagaatttttagacaaaacgataaactttcaagaaaatgataattttcaattaaaaaatcaattttttaatgaaatacttgtATTTCCAATAAATATAgctgaattttctgtttaaaaaatcagttttaattaaaattgttaaattaattttgaactatgaataatcaattttcaactcaaaataaattttcaaacaaatagttgaatttttaagtaaaaaatgacaatttctaccatatatttgaaatttaattacaaggaaagagatacattttttaattaagattaaacagaaatatattttcttatggaaaaattgtttatgctaaaaagttatgaaaaagatttacaattaaaaaacagaCCTCCAAACTACCTTACTTTttggctcattagagacaaaaataacaattttaaaaacaggccgaaaataaaactttcaaacaaaaacgacgaattttcaacaaaacacatacatttttttccagattttttaatttttgagccgaatatatgaattttctacaaaataattgaatttcaaccaaaaagagtaattttctcccaaaaaagacgaacttttaacaaattatctcaatttacaactaaatacttTCAACAATAAACgcgattttagtacaaattttattcgattaatttttcattgatataTTTCGCttctaaattatttccaatatataaaaaatatataattttctattaaatagtttaactttataccaaattgttgaattttcaagagcgaaaaagattagttttcagtcaaacagttgcattttgatccaataaagatgaaatttctacaaaaacagatgaattttttaatgaaaaagacaaaattttctaaaaatagttgaattttcaacgaaaaaaaaaaatttgagttgacttttcaacatcaaaatatgagtttgaaacaattttttaattaaaaagacaaattttcaaaaacaaaatttaatttttaactaaattttacttgacttttcaacactaaaatatgaattttacacaagATGTCAATTTTCTACGGagatatttgaactttcaaccgaaaacgacgaattttcaacaaaacagatgaatttttaaataaatgattgcatttttatcggaaaaaaattaagattctaataaaacagatgaatttctaagtcgaaaaatatttcacttgaattttaaacacattttaacaaaattcttgaattttcaactaacgaaaGATCCcagaaagatgaaaattctactaaaacggatgaatttttaaattaaagaccaattaaaaaaatatagttgaattttcatccaaaataaatttttttttctttttaacagtaaaatataaattttaacaagtaaattttttacgaatatatttgaattttcaataaaaaaaagacgaatttttaactaaaaaggacgactttcaaacaaaaatgttcaattcacaatcaaacagttttattattatccaagatgcaatttctattgaatcagatgaatttttgaattaaaaaggcaATTNNNNNNNNNNNNNNNNNNNNNNNNNNNNNNNNNNNNNNNNNNNNNNNNNNNNNNNNNNNNNNNNNNNNNNNNNNNNNNNNNNNNNNNNNNNNNNNNNNNNATAGCTTCTTAATTTCGTactcaaaattgatattttcaattgaaaagtgatcttttttagttgaaaattcatctgctttgttgaaaatccgttttttttttttttgttgaaaatttaactacttaattaaaagttgaactgctttctgaaaaatatttttatttggttcaagattaatctctgcttgaaaattgatatattccatttttataaaattaatcttcttagttaaaaaatcattttttcggttgaattttcaactcttttatggaaatttaatttttttattaaatattcatc includes:
- the LOC117174311 gene encoding thioredoxin domain-containing protein 15, whose protein sequence is MHFCKKIVFIVIVLQVSHTTIILGEEETFEEQENVVIEVSQRVNQTENLDSNFTTEIEDSNLLLEEMEDSDTKSNVTIKEPKKNITKVNCLMEKIHGPVEIVNATRLVELLILEPGPANRSRNSTEIKLLPGPCVVVLFYTRWCIFSSHAAPHFNALPRFFPHIKAVAIDAMKYQSFNTQHGIVGVPTLVIFHNGKPVAKFNDTVYTLETFSKFLTHLTNQAPNGSLYVTSADFGGPVSSTPSNDTDYCLVLSWIFIAACALYFTSKSHCWRKFVELVQNTWRESNAQHEHVD